The proteins below come from a single Gossypium raimondii isolate GPD5lz chromosome 2, ASM2569854v1, whole genome shotgun sequence genomic window:
- the LOC105787908 gene encoding flavin mononucleotide hydrolase 1, chloroplatic isoform X2, translating to MYVWMAQLVRASPPPATSLCFHPKLFSPFPRTRMAVNPTNTSPSFNSRKLPILLFDIMDTIVRDPFYHDVPAFFGMSLKELIECKHPTAWLEFENGVIDEEELEGKFFKDRRPFDLQGLKNCMRRGYSYIDGVEQLLLDLKQNNYEMHAFTNYPIWYRIIEDKLNISKYLSWTFCSCMYALSGMQEDDFLALFFLRKETIALGGGEQLVF from the exons ATGTACGTTTGGATGGCTCAATTGGTTAGAGCATCACCACCACCAGCCACATCACTCTGCTTTCATCCAAAACTATTTTCTCCATTCCCCAGAACCAGGATGGCAGTCAATCCCACCAACACATCACCTTCCTTCAACTCCAGGAAGCTTCCGATTTTGCTGTTTGACATCATGGACACCATTGTTCGTGACCCTTTTTACCATGACGTCCCTGCCTTCTTCGG AATGTCTTTGAAGGAACTAATTGAATGCAAGCATCCAACTGCATGGCTTGAGTTCGAAAATGGGGTGATTGATGAG GAGGAGCTAGAAGGAAAATTCTTTAAAGACAGAAGACCTTTTGATTTGCAAG GCCTCAAGAATTGTATGAGAAGAGGATATTCCTACATAGATGGAGTTGAGCAGTTGCTTCTGGACTTGAAGCAAAACAATTATGAAATGCATGCTTTTACAAATTACCCAATCTG GTACAGAATAATCGAAGACAAGTTAAACATTTCAAAGTATTTATCCTGGACATTTTGTTCGTGTATGTATG CTCTAAGCGGTATGCAGGAGGATGATTTTCTTGCACTCTTTTTTCTTAGAAAAGAGACCATAGCCTTAGGTGGGGGAGAGCAATTGGTTTTTTAG
- the LOC105787908 gene encoding flavin mononucleotide hydrolase 1, chloroplatic isoform X1, producing MYVWMAQLVRASPPPATSLCFHPKLFSPFPRTRMAVNPTNTSPSFNSRKLPILLFDIMDTIVRDPFYHDVPAFFGMSLKELIECKHPTAWLEFENGVIDEEELEGKFFKDRRPFDLQGLKNCMRRGYSYIDGVEQLLLDLKQNNYEMHAFTNYPIWYRIIEDKLNISKYLSWTFCSCMYGKRKPDPDFYLAVVEHLKVDPASCIFVDDRIKNVEAAVGVGITGLQFKNSDLLRQDLLRLGVDIAIDAQ from the exons ATGTACGTTTGGATGGCTCAATTGGTTAGAGCATCACCACCACCAGCCACATCACTCTGCTTTCATCCAAAACTATTTTCTCCATTCCCCAGAACCAGGATGGCAGTCAATCCCACCAACACATCACCTTCCTTCAACTCCAGGAAGCTTCCGATTTTGCTGTTTGACATCATGGACACCATTGTTCGTGACCCTTTTTACCATGACGTCCCTGCCTTCTTCGG AATGTCTTTGAAGGAACTAATTGAATGCAAGCATCCAACTGCATGGCTTGAGTTCGAAAATGGGGTGATTGATGAG GAGGAGCTAGAAGGAAAATTCTTTAAAGACAGAAGACCTTTTGATTTGCAAG GCCTCAAGAATTGTATGAGAAGAGGATATTCCTACATAGATGGAGTTGAGCAGTTGCTTCTGGACTTGAAGCAAAACAATTATGAAATGCATGCTTTTACAAATTACCCAATCTG GTACAGAATAATCGAAGACAAGTTAAACATTTCAAAGTATTTATCCTGGACATTTTGTTCGTGTATGTATG GAAAGAGGAAGCCTGATCCTGATTTCTATTTGGCTGTTGTGGAACATCTTAAAGTTGATCCAGCAAGCTGTATATTCGTTGATGACAG GATAAAAAACGTTGAGGCTGCTGTAGGAGTTGGCATTACTGGTCTTCAATTCAAGAACTCAGATTTACTACGTCAAGATCTTCTACGGTTGGGGGTTGACATTGCAATAGATGCACAGTGA